One segment of Spiroplasma kunkelii CR2-3x DNA contains the following:
- a CDS encoding DUF2779 domain-containing protein: MDLEITLKKEDFKRFKKCFKIAWTLASRSNLKTVQEWVTAQKISVFFDLQENINSAKIDEDIFIDDDENEKGKGLFQPHLYDLALETYWSAAEDTDSNDVRTLPDEIQTTMADVQIDFYPGETIADGNEVGQRAREYFMRDYTYFNLEHYSKKIAFAKTTEALANPNYDVYFEPSFIYNNCITKCDILKKLPNGTYHLIEVKASTGRKYDKEAQMYVDKDVKDEYGYDVAYQYYVLTGAGLTISWVSLMLLNSEYQRIGDIDDCQLFMFQDYYKLPTKTLPAISLLEFCQQMMTGQFAKRVEKNRNITDDLALIKHYFMQPVETIFPLFNKEQCFNGKGDRYGYCQHVTSYLPPHHNVFELTRGMEKKTLLKYQEHIDLLKDIVLPFTFKQSTRQKKPILFSEKQQRQILAAQDNAPVVNPKKVAIINQILEQYQYPIYMYDFETMKAAVPRFDYSYSYQQIPFQYSVHLIKDNHFDYQDETTIEHYAFLADGEGDPRLALIKHLVTDLFRYGGGVYVAYYKSFECKVLAELISYLTILINQSRNEELMTTFQDWQKKLRIILNKTIDLMDFFQDFMIYKKEFYGSVSIKKTQPAFDNQFTYQTLKVQKGDMASEIFRRRVENNIPITIWQKLFRGEMLKYCNRDTLAMVVIYQHIVRLMGSLTPIKGEKRCRNIE, encoded by the coding sequence AAATCACTTTAAAAAAAGAAGATTTTAAAAGATTTAAAAAATGTTTTAAAATTGCTTGAACATTAGCTTCACGAAGTAATTTAAAAACAGTCCAAGAATGAGTGACAGCTCAAAAAATTTCGGTCTTTTTTGACTTGCAAGAAAATATTAACAGTGCCAAAATTGATGAAGATATTTTTATTGATGATGATGAAAATGAGAAGGGAAAAGGTTTATTTCAACCACATTTGTATGATTTAGCTCTAGAAACTTATTGATCAGCAGCTGAGGACACGGATAGTAATGATGTTCGAACTTTACCAGACGAGATTCAAACAACGATGGCAGATGTTCAAATTGATTTTTATCCCGGTGAAACAATTGCTGATGGAAATGAAGTTGGCCAACGCGCGCGTGAATATTTTATGCGTGATTATACCTATTTTAATTTAGAACATTACAGCAAGAAAATTGCTTTTGCAAAGACAACTGAAGCGTTAGCAAATCCAAACTATGATGTTTATTTTGAACCATCTTTTATTTATAACAATTGTATTACAAAGTGTGATATTTTAAAGAAACTTCCAAATGGTACTTATCATTTAATTGAGGTTAAAGCTTCAACTGGTCGAAAATATGATAAAGAAGCACAAATGTATGTTGACAAGGATGTTAAGGATGAATATGGTTATGATGTTGCCTATCAGTATTATGTTTTAACTGGAGCAGGCTTAACAATTAGTTGGGTTTCGTTAATGTTGTTAAATTCGGAGTATCAACGGATTGGTGATATTGATGATTGCCAGTTGTTTATGTTTCAAGATTATTATAAATTGCCAACCAAAACCTTACCGGCTATTAGTTTATTAGAATTTTGTCAGCAAATGATGACTGGACAATTTGCCAAACGTGTTGAAAAGAATCGCAATATTACTGATGATTTAGCTTTAATTAAACATTATTTTATGCAACCAGTTGAAACAATTTTTCCGTTATTTAACAAGGAACAATGTTTCAATGGAAAAGGTGATCGTTATGGTTATTGCCAACATGTTACTAGTTATTTACCACCGCATCATAATGTCTTTGAGTTAACACGTGGGATGGAAAAAAAGACGTTATTAAAATATCAAGAACACATTGATTTGTTAAAAGATATTGTGTTACCATTTACCTTTAAACAATCAACGCGACAAAAAAAGCCAATTTTATTTTCAGAAAAACAACAACGCCAAATTCTTGCTGCTCAAGATAATGCCCCAGTTGTTAATCCAAAGAAGGTTGCTATTATTAATCAAATTTTAGAACAGTATCAGTATCCAATATATATGTATGATTTTGAAACAATGAAAGCGGCAGTTCCTCGCTTTGATTATTCATATTCTTATCAGCAAATTCCGTTTCAATATTCAGTCCATCTTATTAAAGATAATCACTTTGATTATCAAGATGAAACGACAATTGAACATTATGCCTTTTTAGCAGATGGTGAAGGTGATCCACGCTTAGCACTAATTAAACATTTAGTTACTGATTTATTTAGATATGGCGGAGGGGTTTATGTTGCTTATTATAAGAGTTTTGAATGTAAAGTTTTAGCCGAATTAATTAGTTATTTAACAATCTTAATTAATCAAAGTCGCAATGAAGAACTTATGACAACTTTTCAAGATTGACAAAAAAAATTAAGGATTATTCTAAATAAAACAATTGATTTAATGGATTTTTTTCAGGACTTTATGATTTATAAAAAAGAATTTTATGGTTCAGTTTCAATTAAAAAAACACAACCAGCATTTGATAATCAATTTACTTATCAAACATTAAAGGTACAAAAAGGTGATATGGCCAGTGAAATCTTTCGTCGTCGGGTGGAGAATAATATTCCAATCACCATTTGACAAAAATTATTTCGAGGAGAAATGTTAAAATATTGTAATCGGGATACATTAGCAATGGTTGTTATTTATCAACATATTGTTCGTTTAATGGGATCTTTAACACCAATTAAGGGGGAAAAAAGATGCAGAAATATAGAGTAA
- the fmt gene encoding methionyl-tRNA formyltransferase, with product MQKYRVIFMGTPIFATAVLKALQNLAPTIEIIGIVTQPDRKIGRQHLVQFSPVKEFALTNQIPVFQPEKINDLYTELGTLQPDVIVTCAYGQFIPERILKLARINCINVHASLLPKLRGGAPIHKAIIYGERETGITLMKMIKKMDAGEMYVQTAIPISAAETASSLHDRLMVLAGTMIEKYLLDIITGKIKGTPQDDSQATFAYNITRDEEKVNWFLPKQKIVDQIRGLYAWPIAHTTVNNIYYKLHQAMITLHPLEEKDADFVNGTIIDISKLGIKVKVEDGYLLITRLQREGKKVTDAKNYYHNASSEIMVGNIFI from the coding sequence ATGCAGAAATATAGAGTAATTTTTATGGGAACGCCAATCTTTGCAACAGCTGTTTTAAAAGCTTTACAAAATTTAGCGCCAACAATTGAAATAATTGGAATTGTTACCCAACCTGATCGTAAAATTGGACGTCAGCACCTTGTTCAATTTTCTCCAGTCAAAGAATTTGCCTTAACAAATCAGATTCCTGTTTTTCAACCAGAAAAAATTAATGATCTTTATACAGAGTTAGGAACTTTACAACCAGATGTTATTGTAACGTGTGCTTATGGGCAATTTATTCCAGAGCGAATTTTAAAATTAGCACGTATTAATTGTATTAATGTTCATGCTTCATTATTACCAAAATTACGTGGTGGGGCACCTATTCATAAGGCTATTATTTATGGTGAGCGAGAAACGGGGATTACACTAATGAAAATGATTAAAAAAATGGATGCAGGAGAAATGTATGTTCAAACAGCAATTCCAATTAGTGCCGCCGAAACAGCCTCATCTTTGCATGACCGGTTAATGGTTTTAGCAGGCACAATGATTGAAAAATATTTATTAGATATTATTACTGGTAAAATTAAAGGAACACCACAGGATGATAGTCAAGCAACATTTGCTTATAATATTACACGTGATGAAGAAAAAGTAAATTGGTTTTTACCAAAACAAAAAATTGTTGACCAAATTCGTGGATTATATGCATGACCAATTGCTCATACAACTGTTAATAATATTTATTATAAATTGCACCAAGCAATGATTACTTTACATCCATTAGAGGAAAAAGACGCTGATTTTGTAAATGGGACAATTATTGATATTTCAAAATTAGGGATTAAAGTTAAAGTTGAAGATGGTTATTTGCTAATTACGCGTTTACAACGCGAGGGAAAAAAAGTAACTGATGCTAAAAATTATTATCATAATGCCTCGTCAGAAATTATGGTGGGAAATATTTTTATTTAA
- a CDS encoding ECF transporter S component family protein, which yields MYRLKSLKYLATTGLITALLVVIAYISQFIQFNFGVGKGIIQLADGLFLGLIKLIKGPMLLISGILYVIIIDLVTGGFIFIPISILIRILMFLISYFGARILSRYGAIFVSSLMLLLYVLYSYFLFGPDVAIIELISDAIQIAVATIMGITLAIVFVQINEHSINKIWDDEQFWHYKKSIRT from the coding sequence ATGTATCGTTTAAAATCACTAAAATATTTAGCAACAACAGGATTAATTACTGCTTTGTTAGTAGTTATTGCTTATATTTCACAATTTATTCAGTTCAATTTTGGTGTTGGTAAAGGGATTATTCAGTTAGCAGATGGGTTATTTTTAGGTTTAATAAAGTTAATCAAAGGACCAATGTTATTAATTAGTGGTATTTTGTATGTAATAATTATTGATCTTGTTACCGGCGGTTTTATTTTTATTCCTATTTCAATTTTAATTAGAATTTTAATGTTTTTAATTAGTTATTTTGGTGCTCGCATTTTAAGTCGCTATGGTGCTATTTTTGTTAGTTCTTTAATGTTATTATTATATGTTTTGTATAGTTATTTCTTATTTGGACCTGATGTTGCAATTATTGAATTAATTTCTGATGCAATTCAAATTGCTGTTGCAACAATAATGGGAATTACGTTAGCAATTGTTTTTGTTCAGATTAATGAGCATAGTATAAATAAAATTTGAGATGATGAACAATTTTGACATTATAAAAAGAGTATTAGGACATAA
- a CDS encoding pentapeptide repeat-containing protein, protein MKTLKDMIKDLTGVTVEKEKLNQYLESERLDLEGANLKEANLWDANLEGAYLTGANLSGANLKDANLIGANLKDAYLTGANLKDADLFYANLSGANLHRANLKDANLKDANLEGAYLTGANLKDANLEDANLEDANLKGANLYGANLKDADLFYANLSGANLEDACLQGAYLQGANLHGAYLHGANLKYANLHGANLYGANLKGANLEDATYFE, encoded by the coding sequence ATGAAAACATTAAAAGATATGATTAAAGATTTAACAGGAGTTACTGTTGAAAAAGAAAAATTAAATCAATATTTAGAAAGTGAAAGATTAGATTTAGAAGGTGCTAATTTAAAAGAAGCTAATTTATGAGATGCTAATTTAGAAGGTGCTTATTTAACTGGTGCTAATTTAAGCGGTGCTAATTTAAAAGATGCTAATTTAATTGGTGCTAATTTAAAAGATGCTTATTTAACTGGTGCTAATTTAAAAGATGCTGATTTATTTTATGCTAATTTAAGCGGTGCTAATTTACACCGTGCTAATTTAAAAGATGCTAATTTAAAAGATGCTAATTTAGAAGGTGCTTATTTAACTGGTGCTAATTTAAAAGATGCTAATTTAGAGGATGCTAATTTAGAGGATGCTAATTTAAAAGGTGCTAATTTATATGGTGCTAATTTAAAAGATGCTGATTTATTTTATGCTAATTTAAGCGGTGCTAATTTAGAAGATGCTTGTTTACAAGGTGCTTATTTACAAGGTGCTAATTTACATGGTGCTTATTTACATGGTGCTAATTTAAAATATGCTAATTTACATGGTGCTAATTTATATGGTGCTAATTTAAAAGGTGCTAATTTAGAAGATGCTACTTACTTTGAATAA
- a CDS encoding pentapeptide repeat-containing protein, whose translation MTITESIKFDKLQEENEALKAENETLKKELAELKGANLIGADLYCANLKDADLYGAYLHGANLKDADLFYANLSGANLEDACLQGAYLQGANLHGAYLHGANLKYANLHGANLYGANLKGANLEDAYLCGIKITKKQLNQLTIIEEDK comes from the coding sequence ATGACTATAACAGAATCAATTAAATTTGATAAATTACAAGAAGAAAATGAAGCACTTAAAGCAGAAAATGAAACACTTAAAAAAGAACTTGCTGAATTAAAAGGTGCTAATTTAATTGGTGCTGATTTATATTGTGCTAATTTAAAAGATGCTGATTTATATGGTGCTTATTTACATGGTGCTAATTTAAAAGATGCTGATTTATTTTATGCTAATTTAAGCGGTGCTAATTTAGAAGATGCTTGTTTACAAGGTGCTTATTTACAAGGTGCTAATTTACATGGTGCTTATTTACATGGTGCTAATTTAAAATATGCTAATTTACATGGTGCTAATTTATATGGTGCTAATTTAAAAGGTGCTAATTTAGAAGATGCTTATTTATGTGGTATTAAAATCACCAAAAAACAATTAAACCAATTAACTATTATTGAGGAGGATAAATAA
- a CDS encoding pentapeptide repeat-containing protein, whose translation MNIYGANLTGACLEDANLCGANLYGIEITEEQLYQLDII comes from the coding sequence GTGAATATCTATGGCGCTAATTTAACTGGTGCTTGTTTAGAAGATGCTAATTTATGTGGTGCTAATTTATATGGTATCGAAATCACAGAAGAACAATTATACCAATTAGATATTATTTAG
- a CDS encoding DDE-type integrase/transposase/recombinase yields MKHLKTHYWKKYVVYHRHFKDYNKITKIIKTFFRWLKKYERWLKIKNKIKEIKKQHPRHEVKEIGLLQMDAKYFVPSKFPVDKKYYVYDFIDEKTRLALGYVYDKLSIDNAIAAVKKAISDFKNILYVKITRIRTDNGSEFINNYRNNQKNNVKETNFTQFLTDKNIFHQTTPVRSPQSNGKIERFNQNYTKLFVFEEKILNAVSLQNKLNDYYYFYNFERVHKSLNFQTPFNFLNSLIK; encoded by the coding sequence TTGAAACATTTAAAGACCCACTATTGAAAAAAATATGTAGTATACCACAGACATTTTAAAGATTACAATAAAATAACAAAAATAATAAAAACATTTTTTCGTTGACTTAAAAAATATGAAAGATGATTAAAAATAAAAAATAAAATTAAAGAAATTAAAAAACAACATCCAAGACATGAAGTTAAAGAAATAGGTTTATTACAGATGGACGCTAAATATTTTGTACCAAGTAAATTTCCAGTTGATAAAAAGTATTATGTTTATGATTTTATTGATGAAAAAACAAGATTAGCATTAGGATATGTTTATGATAAATTAAGTATTGATAATGCTATTGCTGCTGTTAAAAAAGCAATTAGCGATTTTAAAAATATACTTTATGTTAAAATAACACGGATTAGAACTGATAACGGTTCTGAATTTATTAATAATTATCGGAATAATCAAAAAAATAATGTTAAAGAAACTAATTTTACTCAATTTTTAACAGATAAAAATATTTTTCATCAGACAACACCCGTTCGCTCTCCACAGTCGAACGGTAAGATTGAAAGATTTAATCAAAATTATACTAAATTATTTGTATTTGAAGAAAAAATATTAAATGCAGTTAGTTTACAGAATAAATTAAATGATTATTATTATTTTTATAATTTTGAAAGAGTTCATAAGTCTTTAAATTTTCAGACACCATTTAACTTTTTGAATAGTTTAATTAAATAA